The Gadus macrocephalus chromosome 12, ASM3116895v1 genome segment tacatacatacatatacacacaggcacgcaagcatacacacactgacacacacatatacacccaaataaacacacacacacacacacagcgttggTCCCTCACTGCGTGATACTCAGCTGACTGTAAACATGCTCGAGGATCTGGGAGTAGGCCTGGTCTTTAGGGGCGTGGCCACTCAGGGAGCCCTGAGGAGACAACAGGAAGTCATTACAGACATCGGCATGACAACAGGAAACGGCCCCAAAGGTCATATCCATCGTGACCTGACATCTTAATCAAACAAACTTTGTTTACAAAACGCTTTTTGTGCAAAACAGCAAAATATACGCTAGACACAAATTCCAAAATAGGTTACAAACTAATTTGTAAAGGGGAAAGAGAAATTGGGTCAGTTCCTCTGACAGAACGGGAATCAGATCGTATGAAACGTAAACATCCGGTCCCCAGACGGTACCTTGATCTTATCCATCATGGTGGTGTCAGGGCACCAGTACTGGCTGAACTGCACGATGTCCGGGGCGGTCCTGTAGTAGTCCACCAACAGCATCTAGGAGGACGGAGATCCCGTTAGCGCTATGAAGGCTTGTTAAACAGCAGTGTTgaatacttgattctgattggtctaTCGCTGCGTTCTACGGCATGCATTTCTGAAAAGCAGGCAGCAGATCCAGCCGTCGATTCTAACAGGCTTCTATCTTTAGCAGAAGCGATAAAatcttttttaaatcaataaaatatatatttttagcttAGTTAGTCATTCAGTGTCAAATTATCGATTTCTTCAGTTAGTAGAAATATAATAAGCGGGATTCTTTCGGTCGGGGTCCCACATCACCCTGTTGATGATtacttttacacatttttatttttactttcgTATTTACTTTACCTTGTATTGTTGCcgtgaggaaccaagcctaagaatgTCCCTCGTGTGTAACAGACCTGTGAGCCTGGGGTctggcagtgtgtgcgtgttatccCCACTGTGTGTGAACGCCATCAGTGAACGCCTACCATCTCGTTGAGGACGTCGCTGGTCAGGAAGTTGTCCTGGACGTACGTGACCTCCACCGCCACGGGGATGCCGTAGTCGTTGGGTCGTTGCTTTGAGGAAAACGACTAGATTATCAACAGATAAAACAGGGTGCTCATTTTTAGACGTGGATAGAAGCAGATTAACACAGCAACACAGATTGAAGCAGGCTTAATGAGAACAGATCGAAGCAGGCTTAATGAGAACAGATCGAAGCAGGCTTAATGAGAACAGATCGAAGCAGGCTTAATGAGAACAGATTGAAGCAGGCTTAATGAGAACAGATCAAAGCAGGCTTAATGAGAACAGATCGAAGCAGGCTTAATGAGAACAGATTGAAGCAGGCTTAATGAGAACAGATTGAAGCAGGCTTAATGAGAACAGATTGAAGTAGGCTTAAGGAAGGTGAACCGAATGAGAACAGATTGAAGCAGGCTTAATGAGAGCAGATTCAAGTAGGCTTAATGAGAACAGATTGAAGTAGGCTTAAGGAAGGTGAACTGAATGAGAGCAGATTGAAGCAGGCTTAAGGAAGGTGAACTGAATGAGAGCAGATTGGAGCAGGTTTAAGGGAGGGTAACTGAATAAGAACAGATTGAAGCAGGCTTAGGGAGGTGAACTGAATGAGAACAGATTGAATCAGGCTTAATGAGAACAGATTGAATCAGGCTTGGGGAGGTGAACTGAATGAGAACAGATTGAAGCAGGCTTAATGAGAACAGATTGAACAGATTTAAGCAGGCTTAAGGGAGGTGAACAGAATGATAACAGATTGGAGCAGGTTTAAGGGAGGGTAACTGAATAAGAACAGATTGAAGCAGGCTTAGGGAGGTGAACTGAATGAGAACAGATTGAAGCAGGCTTAATGAGAACAGATTGAATCAGGCTTGGGGAGGTGAACTGAATGAGAACAGATTGAAGCAGGCTTAATGAGAACAGATTGAATCAGGCTTGGGGAGGTGAACTGAATGAGAGCAGTGCGGTTGGCCCTGGAAGGCTGGATGCAGCTGGCCGCTAACCTCAGGTGGAGGCACCACCCAGAACGGGGTTATTGTGGACGCCACGCCCTGGTTTCCGTGGTAATACGGACCTGCAAATGAAAAGTGGAATTAGAGCTTTGTGTCCGAACTTTTGGCTTCAAGCCCCGCCCACTCGACCGACTGAATCAGCCCTGATACCGAACACCTTGTCCCAGATAACCCGTTTGGTGAGGGGAGCTGGCTCTAAGCTGGCTCTAAGCTGGCTGTAAGCCCTCTGTGAGGAGGCAGCACCACATCCCGAGGGCATCGATGTCAACCACTCGGAATAGAAAGTATTCTCATTATTGCTCTACTTCTCCTTTCCATAAAACCTCACAGGTGCAGCAAGAAGAGGAACTCAAAAGTGTGAATAAAATAAACGAGGGAATCAGGCCACTACCTGGTGGGCCTATTTCCTCTGGGACATGTTACAAATGTGTAAATCATTaacttttacacatttgaatccAGCAGGAGACGCCACCAACGTGAGGAGAGCGACATTAGAAGAACCTCGTTGTTTCTTAGGATAGAGCAGAGCCCTGGGGTACGTAGAGGCTGGCTCCAGCCACTGACCGCAGATGATGCCCAGGCAGGGCTGGAAGCCGTTGTTGGAGCCCTGCAGCCTCAGCTGGTGGTCCATCTGGGAGTCGATGTCCTGCAGCGACGGGAGGGCGGGGCCGCGCGGGTGACTGTGGTACCAGCCGACCAATGACAGGCCGCGCATGAACAGGTTCTGACAGATCTGCAGAGAGAACAGGGAGAATAGAGAGAACAGGGAGAACAGAGGATAGAGAGAATATAGTGAATAGGGAGAATAAAGAGaacagggagaagagagagaaccgGGAGAatagagagaacagagagaacagggagaatagagtgaagagagagaacagggagaATAAAGAGAACGGAGAGAACAGGTAGAATAGGGAGAACAGCCATATTGAAGGTAAATATTTCTATAGATATATTTACCATAAATAAGGCTAATCAAGCCTTTTTTTGCCAAGTCACAGAAAATATCTCCCCAATAatagttaaaaaaatgtatactaCTGATACTTAATCGAGTTCTATTGTTCGGCCGAGACGGAAAAAGTCACTGTCGAAACAGTTGTGTGGTTTAAAATGCTTTGTATCCATCTCAGCAGTAGAGGGCGCTGttgtacctcctcctccacggcgGAGGCCGACTCTTTGTCCGCCAGTCTGGTCCGACACGGGAACGCCCGCAACACCGTCAGCACTGGAACAGAACGAGACTAATGGAGTCAATATACCAGgtttaaatcctattcaaactaATAACACTTTGGGCCGGACACAATGAATGGATCGTACAACAAACTTCACGGTGTTAATTTCCAGATAAGGGTTTTATATTGATTGATTAGTGCAGATCCACTCACGTTGTGTGGTCGTGTCCCATCGGCCCCCAAGGTAGCCCACCACCTCGCTGGTGGTCAGGTGACAGTGGAAGTCCTGTAACAGACCGCACTTTTACTCTCCACAAACAGAACTAGAATCCATTAAATAGCTTTATAATTAGCATTTTCATAACTCTGATTATGGTTCCGCCCCTTTTATTTACAAGTGCACTCTGCTAGTTAAACTAGTCAAGGTTAGTCTACTACTCTGCCCTGGTTTGTAGGAGGAGCAGAGCCATAGTGAGTGTTACGACCGACCCTCTGGTCAGAGCCATCAAGAGTGTTAAGGGCTGATTacggtcccacgttcacgccaCGCAAGGGGGCTACggacggaccccttacgtccctgcggaccctccttgcgtccaccgcgagggccggacgtgcgcctcccaagaAGGTAACCTTGCGTTGTGGCGACGCAGAAGCGCGCGGCTGTGATGAACCAAAACAGGCTCGCCGCTGCGTCGaggcgtctgcgtggtcgtCGCGTCGCGTGAACCTTAATCAGCCCTTTATGGGGGGCCCCCGGTGGTCAGAGCCATCATGAGTGTTAGGGGGGGCCCCCTGTTGTCAGAGCCATCATGAGTGTTAGGGGGGCCCCCAGTGTGAGTCCCAATAGGACgccgtagcccccccccccccgtctcaccatcagcagcagcacgttGCTGGACACGGCCACGTTGAAGGGTTGGAAGCGGTTGATGGCGGAGAAGGCCGACAGCTCCACCAGCGTGTGGGGGTCCCTGagaggtggcgggggggggggggggggggacacggtgagtacaggaccacacacactcagggcaTAGTGAGCGTCCTAGCGAGGCTCTACCTGCTGGGGTCGCGGGCGCCCAGGTTCCCGTACCTCACGGGGATCCTCTCGCGGTCCGTCCGGCGGGCCACCATGATGTCTGCAGGACAGGGGGGCACTGAGTTTATCTGACGCACGTCTGCCCACGCTCCTAACCATGAGCTTCAGCTTGAGTTGAAACACTGAGATTTAAAAAAGTAGTGTTGTAGGAGGAAGGGTACGCCTGGTTCCTTGGAAGCACTTCATCAACACCAGAAGACACACCACTTGAGTTGGAGCAGACTAGAACCTTCACAAGCTGATTGGTGGAGGCTAGAACCATCACAAGCTGATTGGTGGAGGCTAGAACCTTCACAAGCTGATTGGTGGAGGCTAGAACCTTCACAAGCTGATTGGTGGAGGCTAGAACCGTCACAAGCTGATTGGTGGAGACTAGAACCTTCACAAGCTGATTGGTGGAGACTAGAACCATCACAAGCTGATTGGTGGAGGCTAGATAAACTTCTGTACAAACGTACTTGCTATTAATAAATGAATGCGTTCTTTATGTTTACATATTGTTCATAGctaaaataataacattattttACATGATAGTATTCTTGATTCACCGCTACACTGATGCAACAGGACAGTTCGTACCGTGTAATCCTGGCTTGGCGTTCTTGTTCTTCTCCTCCGCCGGCGCGGCCgtcttcccttcctcctcctcgtcctcgtcctcctcctcactcaccaGGCTCTGGTCCCCATGGGAACACAACAGAGTTCAGACCAGCACCAGGacacacccccccgcccccagaccGTCAGCCGTGGACCGTCAGCCCGGCCGGAGCCCTCACCATGTCGGCGCTGGGCTGGTACTTGTGCAGCCAGCTGGTCTTGTACTGGACCAGCTTCTGGCCGCGGTAGCGCACCGAGGCCCAGCCGCAGCCCGACTTCTTGGCCGGGTTGACCAGACGCTTGCAGTGCGTGGCCCAGGCGCTGGGCGAGTTGAAGATCTGCCCCGTCTCCACCCAGCGGATCTTGCCGTCCGTCAGAAGGTCGCCCACAAACTTCTTCCCCTGGAGAGAGTACGTTAACGTTACAGGTAATGTATTAGTGTATTGTGTATTACCGGGTAGTGGatggtgtattagtgtgtgGTACTGTACCAGGTAGTGTATAGGTGAGTACCAGGTGGATTACCATGTAGTATAGTTATAGTTAGTACTGTaccaggtagtgtgtgtgtgtgtgtgtgtgtgtgtgtgtgtgtgtgtgtgtgtgtgtgtgtgtgtgtgtgtgtgtgtgtgtgtgtgtgtgtgtgtgtgtgtgtgtgtgtgtgtgtagagtgtacCAGGCAATGTATGGTGAGAACCAAGTGTATTACCAGGTAGTATAGTTATAGTTAGTGCTGTACCAGGAAGTGTATGGcttgtgtgtatagtgtgttagtgtgtaccAGCTAGTGTATGTTGACTACCAGGTGTATGACCGGGTGGTAGTTATAGTTAGTACTGTACCAGGTGTACGACCAGGTGGTAGTTATAGTTAGTCAGTACCAGGTGTACGACCAGGTGGTAGTTCTAGTGTGTACCAGGTGTACGACCAGGTGGTAGTTCTAGTCAGTACCAGGTGTACGACCAGGTGGTAGTTATAGTTAGTACTGTACCAGGTGTACGACCAGGTGGTAGTTATAGTTAGTACTGTACCAGGTGTACGACCAGGTGGTAGTTATAGTTAGTCAGTACCAGGTGTACGACCAGGTGGTAGTTCTAGTGTGTACCAGGTGTACGACCAGGTGGTAGTTCTAGTCAGTACCAGGTAGTGTATGGTGAGCGCCCCGTCCCCCGGCTCCACCAGCCCGTCCTTCAGCAGCACCCTCAGTGTGATCCCTCTCCGGGTCAGCAGGGAGCCACGCCCACTGCTGGAGCGCAGCTccgactcctcccctccgctcagctcctcctcctcctcctctcctccgtcctccaccaccaccacctgtggagagcaggggggctctgggaccagacacacacacacacacatagacaaacacacacacacacacatcatatgcACGTGTTATCATACTATGATGTTGTCCCTCAGCGTCCTTGAAGCTGTTGCGTCGTTGGACACGTGACCTTGATAACGACAACTGGTTTCGGTTTCAATTAACAGCCCTAAACAATTTCTGAATAAAATCACGTCCAGTAATCACTGGGCCACTCACTTATGTGCAGTTGTGTTACAATAATTGTGAGTGACTTGTGATTCCAAGCGCCAAAAAAACCCAGAAGCTTTTGTCGCCCCGGTGACTTCAGTGGCAGATAGCCTCAAGGAAGACGTCGTCGTGTTCGTAATACACCATGAAAACAATCATTAGTGATATTAATAATCCGGCTGAGACAAAATATTCTGGATATCCCCTAACCGCTCATGTTATGAACCACCATACTTCCATCTATCGCCGATCCCTTTGTTCAAACGTCTAATTAACCGCTTCCTCCCGCAAGACGAGGCCTGCTGCTCATCTCAATGTTTGACTGAGAATCATAATTAATAGCCCGTCTCCATTATTCTCACCCATATCACCGAACCGTCCCGGAAAGGTTCTAATCCCGCGGCGTCAGACGATGTTCGCACGAGACCCTCCGAGGCGATACAGTGATCTCACATCTCCCCTCGCTCCATTAGCTCGATCTGTTATCAGATGATAGAATGAGGCGCTGTGTCTCCTGGTTCCTCGTCTAGTTCCTTGTTGTGTTGCTTTAATGTcagctcccctccccttcctttcttcctcgTCCTTGTcactctcccccgctctctccctctgtccgccTCATGACAAATCATCTGCCCGGATTCACCAGGACGTTAATGGTTTACAATAAAAgcgttaaaaaataataaacgtgtgtgtgtgtgttgttagaaCGCTCTCCTTTCATATTTGAAGAGATCatagttcattcattcatgttttCATCCGGAGGAAATAGTGTCGCTCGCTCCCGCGCCGCCGTCCACCGACCGTCCGTCTGTTGTGGCCGGGGATGTATTTTAAACTAAGGCCGTTTTAAAACCACTgactattttatttatgtttattttttcaaaacagtagggaaaaaaataaatatcgatTTATTAAGTTTAACGGCGTTGAGTCCTCGACCCCGTGCGGTGCACGTCTGTTTGTGTACATTCTCCTCGACCgagcctcctcccccctgctctccgTTACCGacaacccctctcccccccttccgcTAACAGATCAACTCGACCCCCGACCCCCCAACCGTCACCCTCCCTAAAAGATCCAGCCGACCCCGCTAACAGATCCACTGCCTGTCGGAGGGCAGTGGATCAGCTTGTTACCAGCTGACCCTGTCTGTGCACGACCTACTTTCACTTTGTCCCGCATCAAAACAAGGGGAGAGTCAATCAGCATCAAACTGtattgctgttgttgattgGAGTTATCATTTGGGTATTTTGATCATACGATCAATGGCTTGTTACCGTAAAACATCCACGAGTCCATTTGATTTCTGGAATTCGCACATTGCCTCCGCAATCACCTGAAGCCCAGCCTACCTGGCGACATGTTCTCCAATCAGCGTAGAGGTAAGCCTACCTGGAAGGCGAACCATACAAGTTGACGGACGGTAAACATCCACACAGCGGGGCGAGTGGCAACACTAATGGGCTCTGTTATCGCCGGGGATCAAAGAAGATCTGTTTGGGTGGCCAAGTGGTAGTTACTTCTAAACATTTGTCCTGACATCCACcgataaatcaataaataacgATGAATGGTTTGAACCGTCGGAAGACCAGCCTTCCAGATCTGTACTACGAGGGTTACCTGGAGAAGAGGTCGTTCAGAGATAAGGTAAACTCTACGCAAATCATGGGAGCCCTAACTATTGAACTACTCCATCTACTTATTAAacgtattttattttacttcaatGTATTAAAGTGTATATCATCTTGTCTTGAAAATAAGTTGTTGGGTTACAGGTTCATTTATCTGAAAAGGCACAAATGCAATAGCCTACGTAACTTTAGTTAAACGTGTGTCAGACCTCGGAGACTGCCAACCACAACCTGGCCTGAATTTGCCTGGTTTGATAATATCAGCTGATAATCAATAATAAACAGCAAAGCTTTTGTCAATAGCAGCTTTATAAAGCCTGTTTTCGTTGGAAAATTACATGTTGTTGATAATAGCCGATCCGTGGGTATGACCACAGTTACTATCCTACTGGTCTGACGGCTTCTCTATTTATGGAGTACGGGGCATAGTTTAACTAAACATGCTTAGGAAAAAAGCCTATTCAGAACTAAATAGTTGGCGCTTTTGTACTGTACATTTGTCCTACACccatatacatacaaacatactgttAAACTTTTaataatgtgtgtatgtatgtatgtatgtatgtatgtatgtatgtatgtatatataatatgtatacatGTACATCAATTATTAGTATTATCAAAAATAATTATCATAAAGAATAATTCATTATTAGTATAAAAATGATTTAATTGTAATGCTGAATACATCGGCATTCACATACGTCATCATTGTAACAATCATGTAATCATACAAAGACCGTGCTGGTATGAGATGGGATTGTTTTAGCTTTCATGATGCGATTAAAAACATAAGTACGATGATGGCACTGAGGTTCCGAGAAAAAAAAGTCCACGCTTTGAAGACTTTACTAGCATTCATAGCGCAGTCTTTCCAAAGAATGTTTCTTCCTCATTCTTCTCATCCTTCTCATCTGCCCGTCTGCCTCCTTGCATACCTGTATTCCTGACAACCTGTCTACCCGTCTGAATCTCTTGTGGGCCTTTCTCAGGCGGCTCTCAAACGATGGACAGCTCTTAGCGGGAACACATTGTTTTTCTTCAACAGCAGCAAAGATGCTAATGTAAGAAATGCAACTTTCTTTGAACGAGACACCAAGCACTAACTATTACACTTTTCTGTATTTAGTTAGTTGACTGACTTCAG includes the following:
- the mpnd gene encoding MPN domain-containing protein; its protein translation is MEPPCSPQVVVVEDGGEEEEEELSGGEESELRSSSGRGSLLTRRGITLRVLLKDGLVEPGDGALTIHYLGKKFVGDLLTDGKIRWVETGQIFNSPSAWATHCKRLVNPAKKSGCGWASVRYRGQKLVQYKTSWLHKYQPSADMSLVSEEEDEDEEEEGKTAAPAEEKNKNAKPGLHDIMVARRTDRERIPVRYGNLGARDPSRDPHTLVELSAFSAINRFQPFNVAVSSNVLLLMDFHCHLTTSEVVGYLGGRWDTTTQLLTVLRAFPCRTRLADKESASAVEEEICQNLFMRGLSLVGWYHSHPRGPALPSLQDIDSQMDHQLRLQGSNNGFQPCLGIICGPYYHGNQGVASTITPFWVVPPPESFSSKQRPNDYGIPVAVEVTYVQDNFLTSDVLNEMMLLVDYYRTAPDIVQFSQYWCPDTTMMDKIKGSLSGHAPKDQAYSQILEHVYSQLSITQ